One Arthrobacter sp. FW306-07-I genomic window carries:
- a CDS encoding Na(+)/H(+) antiporter subunit C encodes MSVNLTLLIVMGALYACGIYLILERSLTRVLLGLMLLANATNLLILATGGYAGLAPLFAKDTAAQDYNDPLPEALILTSIVISFAVTAFMLGIIYRTWVLARQDEIQDDLEDRRVAATPSFDAEDDAEIPAETSEFPLTMLGSDGRDVSNHGTAGAGSERGDGSQETGEPVATLVAGGREMPAEHAAAEEKPGSLNVDPNPEGGGK; translated from the coding sequence ATGAGCGTCAACCTGACCCTGCTGATCGTGATGGGCGCCCTGTACGCCTGCGGCATCTACCTGATCCTGGAACGCAGCCTTACCCGGGTGCTGCTGGGGCTGATGCTCCTGGCCAACGCCACCAACCTGCTGATCCTGGCCACCGGCGGATACGCTGGCCTGGCTCCGCTGTTTGCCAAGGACACGGCCGCCCAGGACTACAACGACCCGTTGCCGGAGGCCTTGATCCTGACCTCGATCGTGATCTCCTTCGCCGTCACGGCGTTCATGCTGGGCATCATCTACCGCACCTGGGTCCTGGCCCGCCAGGACGAGATCCAGGACGACCTGGAGGACCGCCGCGTGGCGGCCACCCCCAGCTTCGACGCCGAGGACGACGCCGAAATCCCCGCGGAAACCTCCGAGTTCCCGCTCACCATGCTCGGGTCCGACGGCCGGGACGTCTCCAACCACGGAACGGCCGGTGCCGGCTCTGAACGTGGAGACGGGAGCCAGGAAACAGGCGAGCCGGTGGCAACCTTGGTGGCCGGGGGCCGGGAGATGCCCGCAGAACACGCTGCCGCGGAGGAAAAGCCCGGCTCGCTCAACGTTGACCCCAACCCGGAAGGAGGCGGCAAGTGA
- a CDS encoding Na+/H+ antiporter subunit D, translated as MNIASLAPLAVVLPILGAALTFLLIRHSRAQRGVSIGLLSLTLLLECLLLASAWSGGTTAVTIGGWVPPFGIVMVVDQFSSLMLVVSSAVSLAVLIYATGQGMADGDEDAPVSIFHPTYLILVAGVSNAFLSGDLFNLYVGFEILLTASYVLMTLGGTGPRIRAGVTYVVVSVVSSVLFLIAIAMVYGATGTVNMADLAIKLGELDQGTKTLLHVMLLVAFGIKAAVFPLSFWLPDSYPTAPAPVTAVFAGLLTKVGVYAMVRTETLLFPGDTLNTPLMVAALLTMVVGILGALAQSDIKRLLSFTLVSHIGYMVFGLAMSSAVGLAAAVFYVAHHITIQTSLFLVTGLIERRGGSSSVDRLGGLAKLSPMLALLFFIPGMNLAGIPPFSGFLGKVGLMQAGIELGTPLAYALVIGGVVTSLLTLLAIARVWNRAFWRRPTDAEHPDPVLLATPGTRASGPGAKANSTVTLLPRTMVGSTAGLVALGVALSVFAGPLFGLSDRAARDMLERNPYIHAVLGEGTAVPGAAAGTSTGGGTR; from the coding sequence GTGAACATTGCAAGCCTGGCCCCGCTCGCCGTCGTACTTCCCATCCTGGGCGCCGCCCTCACCTTCCTGCTGATCCGGCACTCCCGGGCCCAGCGTGGGGTGAGCATCGGCCTGCTCTCGCTGACCCTGCTCCTCGAATGCCTCCTGCTGGCGTCCGCCTGGAGCGGCGGCACCACGGCGGTGACCATTGGCGGCTGGGTGCCGCCGTTCGGCATCGTCATGGTGGTGGACCAGTTCTCATCGCTGATGCTGGTGGTGTCCTCCGCCGTGAGCCTGGCCGTGCTGATCTACGCCACCGGACAGGGCATGGCCGACGGCGACGAGGACGCCCCGGTCTCGATCTTCCACCCCACCTACCTGATCCTGGTGGCCGGGGTGTCCAACGCCTTCCTGTCCGGGGACCTCTTCAACCTGTACGTCGGCTTCGAGATCCTGCTGACCGCAAGCTACGTGCTGATGACCCTGGGCGGCACCGGGCCGCGCATCAGGGCCGGCGTCACCTACGTGGTGGTCTCCGTGGTGTCCTCCGTGCTGTTCCTGATCGCGATCGCCATGGTTTACGGGGCCACCGGAACGGTCAACATGGCGGACCTGGCCATCAAGCTCGGCGAACTGGACCAGGGCACCAAGACCCTCCTGCACGTGATGCTGCTGGTGGCGTTTGGCATCAAGGCCGCCGTCTTCCCCCTGTCCTTCTGGCTCCCGGACTCCTACCCCACGGCCCCGGCACCCGTCACCGCGGTGTTCGCCGGCCTGCTCACCAAAGTGGGCGTGTACGCGATGGTCCGCACCGAGACCCTGCTGTTCCCCGGCGACACCCTGAACACGCCGCTCATGGTGGCGGCGCTGCTGACCATGGTGGTGGGCATTCTGGGTGCGCTGGCTCAAAGCGACATCAAGCGTCTGCTCTCGTTCACCCTGGTCAGCCACATCGGCTACATGGTGTTCGGGCTGGCCATGTCCTCGGCCGTGGGGCTGGCGGCTGCCGTCTTCTATGTGGCGCACCACATCACCATCCAGACCAGCCTGTTCCTGGTGACCGGGCTCATCGAACGCCGGGGCGGCAGCTCCTCCGTGGACCGGCTGGGCGGCCTGGCCAAGTTGTCGCCCATGCTGGCCCTGCTGTTCTTCATCCCCGGCATGAACCTGGCCGGCATCCCGCCGTTCTCCGGGTTCCTCGGCAAGGTGGGGCTGATGCAGGCAGGCATTGAGCTGGGCACGCCGCTGGCCTACGCCCTGGTGATCGGCGGGGTGGTGACCAGCCTCCTGACGCTGCTGGCCATCGCCAGGGTCTGGAACCGTGCCTTCTGGCGCCGTCCAACCGACGCCGAACATCCGGACCCGGTGCTGCTTGCCACCCCTGGGACGAGGGCTTCCGGGCCCGGAGCCAAGGCCAACAGCACCGTGACCCTCCTGCCGCGTACCATGGTGGGCTCGACGGCGGGCCTGGTGGCGCTTGGCGTTGCCCTCTCCGTGTTCGCGGGGCCGCTGTTCGGGCTGTCGGACCGGGCGGCCCGCGACATGCTTGAGCGCAACCCGTACATCCATGCGGTCCTGGGGGAGGGCACCGCTGTACCGGGAGCCGCTGCAGGGACCTCTACCGGGGGAGGAACACGATGA
- a CDS encoding iron-containing redox enzyme family protein, with amino-acid sequence MRIPETRGPVSSALFKVLAQAPDAAGPGLDGLYSLMVRQLAGTGDIIADEDIQLALFCLYELHYSGLDGVSDSWEWEPALIRVRRLIEEPFEAALRAAAKEAAGNFELPDGIAMTSDAVADVLFGLAATDTGPSLSRYVARKATLDQLKEFLVHKSMYQLKEADPHTWAIPRLSGRPKAALVEIQADEYGGGRPERMHSALFARTMRGLGLDDSYGAYVDTVPAISLASVNLMSLCGLNRRLRGAITGHLAIYEMTSSQPNRFYGNGFRRHGFGPDITHYFDEHVEADAVHEQIAGRDLAGGLVEAEPQLLADVLFGATAVMAIDSRLTAHLMSSWEAGQTSLRAAVPAAA; translated from the coding sequence ATGAGAATCCCGGAAACCAGAGGCCCCGTCAGCAGCGCACTGTTCAAAGTCCTGGCGCAGGCTCCGGACGCCGCGGGGCCGGGCCTGGATGGGCTGTACTCCCTGATGGTGCGGCAGCTGGCCGGAACCGGCGACATCATTGCCGACGAGGACATTCAACTCGCACTATTCTGCCTTTACGAACTCCATTACTCCGGACTGGACGGCGTTTCAGACAGCTGGGAGTGGGAGCCTGCGCTGATCAGGGTCCGGCGGCTGATCGAGGAACCCTTCGAAGCGGCACTGCGCGCTGCCGCCAAGGAGGCGGCAGGAAACTTCGAACTGCCCGACGGAATTGCCATGACCAGTGACGCCGTTGCCGACGTCCTCTTCGGCCTGGCCGCCACGGACACCGGCCCCAGCCTGTCCCGCTACGTGGCCCGGAAAGCCACCCTGGACCAGCTCAAGGAGTTCCTGGTCCACAAATCCATGTACCAGCTGAAGGAAGCCGACCCGCACACCTGGGCCATTCCGCGGCTCAGCGGCAGGCCGAAGGCGGCCCTGGTGGAAATCCAGGCGGACGAATACGGCGGCGGCCGGCCTGAGCGGATGCACAGCGCGCTGTTCGCCCGGACCATGCGAGGCCTGGGCCTGGATGACAGCTACGGCGCCTACGTGGACACGGTCCCGGCAATCTCCCTGGCTTCCGTCAACCTCATGTCGCTCTGCGGCCTGAACCGCCGGCTCCGCGGTGCCATCACCGGGCACCTCGCCATCTACGAAATGACCTCCTCGCAGCCCAACCGCTTCTACGGCAACGGATTCCGCCGGCACGGCTTCGGCCCTGACATCACGCACTACTTTGACGAGCACGTGGAGGCCGACGCCGTGCACGAACAGATTGCGGGACGGGACCTCGCCGGCGGCCTGGTGGAAGCCGAACCGCAACTGCTTGCCGATGTCCTGTTCGGGGCGACGGCGGTCATGGCCATCGACAGCCGCCTTACCGCCCACCTGATGTCGTCCTGGGAAGCCGGGCAGACATCGCTCCGGGCGGCCGTACCGGCGGCAGCGTGA
- a CDS encoding Na+/H+ antiporter subunit A, giving the protein MITVLAVHFSVAVLAPFLFRVWGRNAFYALAAVPAVSFGWLMLQHGPIYSGAGAITETFDWIPSLHLELAFRMDALAWVMSLLVLGVGSLVLVYCARYFKRKDQDLGAFGAQLLAFAGAMFGLVTADDLLLLFIFWELTTILSYLLIGFARTRLAARRSALQALMVTTAGGLAMLVGLIMLGYTAGTYRISGILEQAASLATGTSAAMVSAAVVLILVGAITKSALVPFHFWLPGAMAAPTPVSAYLHAAAMVKAGIYLVARLAPGFSETAYWQPVVLGLGLATMLVGGYRALRQTDIKLILAYGTVSQLGFLTMVVGLGTPDAALAGLAMLLAHGLFKATLFLVVGIIDHQSGTRDVRKLSGVFRSSRALGIVAGIGAASMAGIPLLGGFVAKESVLEAFVHHALEPHSGPWGLVVLVGLVLGSILTFAYSARFMWGAFAVKRGVEPTPFKAITPSFLAAPAILSLLTIAYGLWPVPVDDWIQPYAALFASTAPDAGTPAQQAGHLALWHGLTPALGLTALTFVLGAAMYVGRNAVARAQSLVPAWVDGDRAYQLTIGALDDVAVWITGRTQRGSLYFYLAVILSVAFVLPLVAILLGGSAMPQNIYLVDPNSPLQLVAGVGIVIGALAAVKANKRFLAVLMVSVTGYGIALVFALQGAPDLALTQMLVETIILVAFVLAMRSLPPELRDRTGGRYRVVRVIIGLGFGVTMVFAAIFAMGARTAIPISLQFPQLAYEGGGGLNVVNVTLVDIRAWDTFGEISVLALAATGVASLIFVRGRGDRLQSSASVAEGTVGRYRGVDPGSRDAAALAISRKFAASASDAWIVAGRTLAPERRSIIFEVITRLIFHSMIIFSLYLLLAGHNLPGGGFAGGLTAGLALTIRYLAGGRFELREAAPISAGGLLGSGLALAAISGVMPLLLGGQVFQSAIIEVWLPVFGDIKFVTSTIFDIGVYIVVVGLVLDVLRSLGAEIDEHMEERSAEGGHEPDHDRHGQEPERLDGPDQQEQEPDGIPAETTAKGHA; this is encoded by the coding sequence GTGATCACAGTCCTTGCCGTGCACTTTTCGGTGGCTGTCCTCGCGCCCTTCCTCTTCAGGGTTTGGGGCCGGAACGCCTTTTACGCGCTGGCTGCAGTTCCCGCGGTTTCCTTCGGCTGGCTGATGCTCCAGCACGGCCCGATCTATTCCGGCGCCGGAGCCATCACCGAAACGTTCGACTGGATCCCCAGCCTCCATCTGGAACTGGCCTTCCGCATGGACGCGCTGGCCTGGGTGATGTCCCTCCTGGTGCTTGGCGTCGGCTCCCTGGTGCTGGTCTATTGCGCGCGGTACTTCAAGAGGAAGGACCAGGACCTGGGTGCGTTCGGTGCCCAGTTGTTGGCCTTCGCCGGTGCCATGTTCGGACTGGTCACAGCGGATGACCTCCTGCTGCTGTTCATCTTCTGGGAACTGACCACCATCCTGTCCTACCTGCTGATCGGCTTCGCCCGGACCCGGCTTGCCGCCCGGCGCTCCGCCCTCCAGGCATTGATGGTCACCACCGCCGGCGGCCTGGCCATGCTGGTGGGCCTCATCATGCTCGGCTACACCGCCGGGACCTACCGCATCTCCGGCATCCTGGAGCAGGCCGCGTCGCTCGCAACCGGAACGTCGGCCGCCATGGTGAGCGCCGCCGTCGTCCTCATCCTGGTGGGTGCCATCACCAAGTCCGCCCTGGTCCCGTTCCACTTCTGGCTGCCCGGCGCCATGGCCGCGCCCACTCCCGTCAGCGCCTACCTGCACGCCGCGGCGATGGTCAAGGCCGGCATCTACCTGGTGGCACGGCTCGCGCCCGGCTTCTCCGAGACCGCGTACTGGCAGCCCGTAGTCCTGGGGCTGGGCCTGGCCACCATGCTGGTGGGTGGCTACCGGGCGCTGCGGCAGACCGACATCAAACTGATCCTTGCCTACGGCACCGTCAGCCAGCTGGGCTTCCTCACCATGGTGGTGGGCTTGGGAACCCCCGATGCCGCGCTCGCGGGCCTGGCCATGCTGCTGGCCCACGGCCTGTTCAAGGCCACGCTCTTCCTGGTGGTGGGCATCATCGACCACCAGTCCGGAACCCGTGATGTTCGCAAGCTGTCCGGTGTCTTCCGCTCCTCACGCGCCCTGGGCATCGTGGCCGGAATCGGGGCCGCGTCCATGGCGGGCATTCCACTGCTGGGCGGCTTCGTGGCCAAGGAATCGGTGCTGGAAGCGTTCGTACACCACGCCCTGGAGCCGCACTCCGGTCCCTGGGGCCTGGTGGTCCTGGTGGGGCTGGTGCTGGGTTCCATCCTCACCTTTGCGTACAGCGCCCGCTTCATGTGGGGTGCTTTTGCGGTCAAGCGCGGCGTGGAGCCCACCCCGTTCAAGGCGATCACGCCCTCCTTCCTTGCCGCCCCTGCCATCCTCAGCCTCCTCACCATCGCCTATGGGCTCTGGCCGGTTCCGGTGGACGACTGGATCCAGCCGTACGCTGCGCTCTTCGCTTCCACAGCGCCCGACGCCGGCACTCCGGCCCAGCAGGCAGGGCACCTGGCGCTATGGCATGGCCTCACCCCGGCGCTTGGGCTGACAGCCCTCACCTTTGTGCTGGGTGCCGCCATGTACGTTGGCCGCAACGCGGTGGCCCGCGCCCAGTCCCTGGTCCCGGCGTGGGTGGACGGCGACCGCGCCTACCAGTTGACCATCGGGGCCCTGGATGACGTGGCGGTCTGGATCACCGGCCGCACTCAGCGCGGTTCGCTGTACTTCTACCTTGCCGTGATCCTCAGCGTGGCATTCGTCCTGCCGCTCGTGGCCATCCTGCTGGGCGGCAGCGCCATGCCGCAGAACATCTACCTGGTGGATCCCAACTCCCCGCTGCAGCTCGTAGCGGGCGTAGGGATCGTGATCGGCGCGCTCGCCGCCGTCAAGGCCAACAAACGCTTCCTTGCAGTCCTGATGGTGTCGGTGACCGGGTACGGCATCGCGCTGGTGTTTGCGCTGCAGGGTGCCCCGGACCTGGCCCTGACCCAGATGCTGGTGGAGACCATCATCCTGGTGGCCTTCGTCCTGGCCATGCGCAGCCTGCCGCCCGAATTGCGGGACCGTACCGGCGGCAGGTACCGGGTGGTGCGTGTCATCATCGGCTTGGGGTTCGGCGTGACCATGGTGTTCGCCGCCATCTTCGCCATGGGTGCCCGCACGGCCATTCCCATCTCGCTGCAGTTCCCGCAGCTTGCGTACGAGGGCGGCGGCGGGCTGAACGTGGTCAACGTGACCCTGGTGGACATCCGTGCCTGGGACACGTTCGGTGAAATCAGCGTGCTGGCGCTCGCCGCCACCGGGGTGGCCAGCCTGATCTTCGTGCGGGGGCGCGGTGACCGGCTGCAGTCCTCGGCCTCCGTTGCCGAGGGCACGGTGGGACGCTACCGCGGCGTGGACCCCGGCTCCCGTGACGCGGCAGCCCTGGCCATCAGCCGGAAGTTCGCGGCCTCGGCCAGCGACGCCTGGATCGTGGCCGGCAGGACACTGGCACCGGAACGCCGTTCCATCATCTTCGAGGTAATCACCCGGCTGATCTTCCACTCCATGATCATCTTCTCGCTGTACCTGCTGCTGGCAGGCCACAACCTGCCCGGCGGCGGCTTTGCCGGCGGCCTCACGGCAGGGCTTGCCCTGACCATCCGCTACCTGGCGGGCGGGCGCTTCGAACTCCGGGAAGCGGCGCCGATCAGTGCCGGCGGCCTGCTGGGGTCCGGGCTGGCCCTGGCTGCAATCTCAGGCGTGATGCCCCTGCTGCTGGGCGGCCAGGTGTTCCAGTCCGCCATTATCGAGGTGTGGCTGCCCGTGTTCGGGGACATCAAGTTCGTCACTTCAACCATCTTCGATATCGGCGTGTACATCGTGGTGGTGGGCCTGGTGCTGGATGTGCTGCGCAGCCTCGGGGCCGAAATCGATGAGCACATGGAGGAGCGGTCCGCGGAGGGCGGCCACGAACCGGACCACGACCGGCACGGGCAGGAACCCGAACGCCTCGATGGCCCGGACCAGCAGGAACAGGAACCGGACGGGATTCCTGCCGAGACCACCGCGAAGGGCCACGCATGA
- a CDS encoding monovalent cation/H+ antiporter complex subunit F, with protein sequence MMPVVLAVTAVIFSLAAAGAIIRIARGPSLLDRVLATDVLLAILGGALCIDMAVNRHLNNLMLVVAISIIGFIGSVTVARFVADRRVKPDES encoded by the coding sequence ATGATGCCCGTTGTCCTGGCTGTTACAGCCGTCATCTTCTCGCTGGCCGCCGCCGGAGCGATCATCAGGATTGCCCGCGGGCCGTCGCTGCTGGACCGGGTTCTCGCCACCGACGTCCTGCTGGCCATCCTGGGCGGGGCGCTGTGCATCGACATGGCCGTGAACCGGCACCTGAACAACCTGATGCTGGTGGTGGCCATCTCCATTATTGGCTTCATTGGATCTGTGACCGTGGCACGCTTCGTAGCAGACCGGAGGGTGAAACCCGATGAATCCTGA
- a CDS encoding glycosyltransferase — translation MTAAPAAVAPGAREGRPRLVSDAEYILPLRWTEDSGLAELAGYLRQLVGWIPVTVVDGSDPDLFDRHRATFPAAVRHIRPDTPPDSIALHGQVSNGKVAGVMTGVRTPGAPFLVIADDDVRYTREALAAVVHHLESAHVVRPQNYFTPLPWHARWDTARTLLNRAWSADYPGTLGVRRDALLATGGYAGVLFENLELIRTIKAAGGSERTLADLFVARRPPTVRHFLGQRVRQAYDGFAQPRRLAAELALFPAAAAALFLPGKVRATTLCGLAVAITTAAEIGRRRHNGTAVFPASAAWFAPLWALERATCVWLALGFRSRGGVPYAGSRIRTAAHSEAVLRRRHGGRLQGVPGRGVPDRRVPGTPGTTRMDAVQA, via the coding sequence GTGACAGCCGCGCCCGCGGCAGTCGCTCCCGGGGCAAGGGAAGGGCGTCCCCGTTTGGTCTCCGACGCGGAGTACATCCTTCCCCTGCGCTGGACGGAGGACTCGGGCCTGGCAGAGTTGGCCGGTTACCTCCGCCAACTGGTGGGCTGGATTCCGGTCACCGTGGTGGACGGCTCAGACCCCGACCTCTTCGACCGGCACCGTGCCACGTTTCCGGCAGCGGTCCGCCACATCCGGCCGGACACCCCGCCGGACAGCATTGCCCTTCACGGGCAGGTCAGTAACGGCAAGGTGGCAGGCGTCATGACCGGCGTGCGCACCCCGGGTGCGCCGTTCCTTGTCATCGCAGACGACGACGTCCGCTATACGCGCGAGGCCCTCGCCGCCGTCGTCCATCACCTGGAATCCGCTCACGTGGTACGCCCGCAGAACTACTTCACCCCCCTCCCATGGCACGCCCGCTGGGACACGGCCCGGACACTGCTTAACCGGGCCTGGTCGGCCGACTACCCGGGAACGCTGGGGGTGCGCCGCGACGCGCTGCTGGCCACCGGCGGCTATGCCGGCGTCCTGTTCGAAAACCTCGAACTCATTAGGACCATCAAGGCCGCAGGCGGGAGCGAGCGGACACTTGCGGACCTGTTCGTGGCCCGCAGGCCGCCCACCGTGCGGCATTTCCTGGGCCAGCGGGTGCGCCAGGCGTACGACGGCTTCGCCCAGCCCCGGCGGCTGGCCGCCGAGCTTGCCCTGTTCCCGGCAGCCGCAGCCGCGCTGTTCCTTCCGGGCAAAGTGCGGGCAACCACCCTGTGCGGACTCGCCGTGGCGATCACCACCGCTGCAGAGATTGGACGACGGCGGCACAACGGCACCGCCGTCTTCCCCGCCTCGGCAGCCTGGTTCGCTCCGCTGTGGGCACTTGAGCGGGCCACCTGCGTGTGGCTGGCCCTCGGGTTCAGGTCGAGGGGCGGCGTTCCCTACGCGGGCAGCAGGATCAGGACGGCGGCGCACTCCGAGGCGGTGCTCCGGCGGCGCCACGGGGGCAGGCTGCAGGGCGTCCCGGGCAGAGGGGTCCCGGACAGACGCGTCCCGGGCACACCAGGAACAACAAGGATGGATGCGGTGCAGGCATGA
- the mnhG gene encoding monovalent cation/H(+) antiporter subunit G, with product MNPDFSGPDAWIDLVSAIFMVVGALMSLGAAIGLLRFPDLLSRMHAATKPQVLGLFLLLAAIGLQMRTWWVWPVLVVAWIFQLLTVPVSAHMVGRAGYRTKHLHRELLTADELEAVVQKAAAEAARKDSPDDGRQR from the coding sequence ATGAATCCTGACTTCTCCGGCCCCGACGCCTGGATCGACCTGGTTTCGGCCATATTCATGGTGGTGGGGGCACTCATGTCCCTGGGCGCGGCCATCGGCCTGCTCCGCTTTCCGGACCTGCTGAGCCGCATGCACGCGGCCACCAAGCCCCAGGTGCTGGGCCTGTTCCTCCTGCTGGCCGCCATTGGGCTGCAGATGCGGACGTGGTGGGTGTGGCCGGTGCTGGTGGTGGCCTGGATCTTCCAACTTCTGACGGTGCCGGTGTCCGCGCACATGGTGGGCCGCGCAGGCTACCGCACCAAGCACCTGCACCGGGAACTGCTCACCGCCGATGAGCTGGAGGCCGTGGTGCAAAAAGCCGCCGCCGAGGCTGCCCGGAAGGACAGCCCCGACGACGGCCGGCAGCGGTAA
- a CDS encoding Na+/H+ antiporter subunit E — translation MSRQRISLRQELPLLVWLVIVWGALWQDFSPGNLLFGALLAVGVARLFYLPPVELSGRFNILHAVPFALVFLWKVVVASAQVLYLATVRGAKVTNAVVAVRLRSHQDLIVTATGHVISLIPGSLVVEVDRSTSTLYLHALNITSPEDVEGLRNEVRSIEAGLIRIMGSREELEAVRMEAAA, via the coding sequence ATGAGCCGCCAACGCATCTCCCTGCGCCAGGAACTGCCGCTCCTGGTCTGGCTGGTGATTGTCTGGGGCGCCCTCTGGCAGGATTTCAGCCCTGGCAACCTCCTGTTCGGTGCCCTGCTGGCCGTAGGGGTGGCCCGGCTCTTCTACCTTCCGCCGGTGGAGCTCAGCGGCCGCTTCAATATCCTTCATGCCGTGCCCTTTGCCCTGGTGTTCCTGTGGAAGGTGGTGGTGGCCAGCGCGCAGGTCCTCTACCTCGCCACGGTCCGCGGCGCCAAGGTGACCAACGCCGTCGTCGCCGTACGGCTGCGCAGCCACCAGGACCTGATCGTCACCGCCACCGGGCATGTCATTTCCCTGATCCCGGGGTCGCTGGTGGTGGAGGTGGACCGCTCCACATCCACCCTCTACCTACATGCACTCAACATCACCTCCCCGGAAGACGTGGAGGGCCTGCGGAACGAAGTGCGGTCCATTGAGGCCGGCCTGATCCGCATCATGGGCAGCCGGGAAGAACTTGAAGCCGTCCGAATGGAGGCCGCCGCATGA
- a CDS encoding CDGSH iron-sulfur domain-containing protein, which translates to MNREQHGTGADLEQVNVERANAEQDPAASSIVVCPDGPLIVRGEFELVTPSGGAVPRDRKTVALCRCGASAIKPYCDGTHKLIKFRTEPPAA; encoded by the coding sequence ATGAATCGTGAACAGCATGGAACAGGAGCCGACCTGGAACAGGTGAATGTGGAGCGGGCAAATGCGGAGCAGGACCCGGCCGCGAGCTCCATCGTGGTCTGCCCGGACGGGCCCCTGATTGTCCGCGGTGAGTTTGAGCTCGTCACCCCGTCCGGCGGTGCCGTACCCCGGGACCGGAAGACGGTGGCCCTGTGCCGGTGCGGCGCCTCCGCCATCAAGCCGTACTGCGACGGCACGCACAAGCTGATCAAGTTCCGCACCGAACCCCCGGCTGCTTAG
- a CDS encoding DUF4235 domain-containing protein, with translation MNLFIKLLGTGVSLGAGLAGTKLVNTIWEKTTGQKPPTGKHEDVPTSLRSALTFALISASVSAIIQVLANRGTQRAITRFAKSQDIV, from the coding sequence ATGAACCTTTTCATCAAGCTGCTCGGGACCGGGGTGAGCCTGGGTGCAGGCCTGGCCGGCACCAAGCTGGTCAACACCATCTGGGAAAAGACCACGGGACAGAAGCCGCCCACCGGCAAGCACGAGGACGTCCCCACCAGCCTGCGTTCGGCGTTGACCTTCGCGCTGATCTCGGCATCGGTGAGCGCCATCATCCAGGTCCTGGCCAACCGCGGCACGCAGCGTGCCATCACCCGGTTCGCCAAGAGCCAGGACATCGTCTAG